A window of the Halobacterium hubeiense genome harbors these coding sequences:
- a CDS encoding tyrosine-type recombinase/integrase: MSRTGTATDYDDGPVGTFLDEMELYGRSTSTIEDYRTTLRQLRAFLAARDTPIEDATRGDCLKWIQSLREDGYAPGSIRTKAVHVNRFYGYMVQTGEFDENPMVVVMEEMSERGDASPTRRRIAVAEMREFVGSIRNPLHRAIVVVLAKTGIRVGELCNLDLRDVHLSNPAIEQYYGVQPRAAVSDRENTLFVPSDVDVGDTVNGEQRTEGNKRHRDTRIPVDDEVERALVEWLAIRPDVESPAEPLFVNVSENYGQRLTSEMVRAYVTDLARANGWYATGAGVEENVTPHYFRHFFTTELRQRTDDGYLVKYLRGDVGDVMDRYTHNWRELVAEPYSESVYQLTTRRNGNQ; the protein is encoded by the coding sequence GTGTCCCGGACCGGCACCGCGACCGACTACGACGACGGGCCCGTCGGGACGTTCCTCGACGAGATGGAGCTGTACGGCCGCTCGACCAGCACCATCGAGGACTACCGGACGACGCTCCGCCAGCTCCGCGCGTTCCTCGCCGCCCGCGACACGCCCATCGAGGACGCCACCCGGGGAGACTGCCTGAAGTGGATTCAGTCGCTTCGCGAGGACGGCTACGCGCCGGGCTCGATTCGCACGAAGGCCGTCCACGTCAACCGATTCTACGGGTACATGGTCCAGACCGGGGAGTTCGACGAGAACCCGATGGTCGTCGTGATGGAGGAGATGAGCGAGCGCGGCGACGCCTCGCCGACGCGGCGCCGCATCGCCGTCGCGGAGATGCGGGAGTTCGTCGGCTCGATTCGGAACCCGCTTCACCGCGCCATCGTGGTGGTGCTGGCGAAGACCGGCATCCGCGTCGGCGAACTGTGCAACCTCGACCTGCGGGACGTCCACCTCTCGAATCCCGCGATTGAGCAGTACTACGGCGTGCAGCCGCGAGCGGCCGTCAGCGACCGCGAGAACACCCTGTTCGTGCCCAGCGACGTGGACGTGGGCGACACCGTCAACGGCGAGCAGCGCACGGAAGGGAACAAGCGCCACCGCGACACGCGCATCCCCGTCGATGACGAAGTCGAGCGCGCGCTCGTGGAGTGGCTGGCGATTCGCCCGGACGTCGAATCGCCTGCGGAGCCGCTGTTCGTGAACGTCTCCGAGAACTACGGCCAGCGGCTGACCAGCGAGATGGTGCGCGCGTACGTCACGGACCTGGCGCGCGCGAACGGGTGGTACGCGACCGGCGCGGGCGTCGAGGAGAACGTCACGCCCCACTACTTCCGGCACTTCTTCACGACGGAGCTGCGCCAGCGGACCGACGACGGCTACCTCGTGAAGTACCTGCGCGGGGACGTCGGCGACGTGATGGACCGGTACACCCACAACTGGCGGGAGCTGGTCGCTGAACCGTACAGCGAGTCTGTCTACCAGCTCACCACTCGTCGGAACGGCAACCAGTAA
- a CDS encoding winged helix-turn-helix domain-containing protein, with translation MVVFADGNDAPTPERDALTDLPPSAKLVFKVLEYDSPLTQAELRERTRLSKRTTRHGLSLLKDAGLIEERVYIPDARKRIYEPRVVD, from the coding sequence GTGGTCGTTTTTGCCGACGGTAACGACGCACCGACGCCCGAACGCGACGCCCTGACGGACCTGCCGCCGAGCGCGAAGCTCGTGTTCAAAGTTCTGGAGTACGACTCGCCGCTCACGCAGGCGGAGTTGCGCGAGCGAACGCGACTCTCCAAGCGCACAACGCGCCACGGCCTCTCGCTGCTGAAAGACGCAGGGCTAATCGAGGAACGGGTCTACATCCCGGACGCCAGAAAACGCATCTACGAGCCGCGGGTGGTCGACTAG
- a CDS encoding CopG family ribbon-helix-helix protein: protein MTVVSVSMPDELLERLDEFSEDHGYTGRSEVVREAARNLLGEFEDKQLEDRPLIGVVTVLFSYENSTVEERMMNLRHEYEGLVTSNVHNHVGDHYCMELFILEGKLDEISEFVGRVRATKDTITVDYSVIPVDGFTPLSEG from the coding sequence ATGACCGTCGTCAGCGTCTCGATGCCCGACGAACTCCTCGAACGGCTCGACGAGTTCTCCGAGGACCACGGCTACACCGGCCGCAGCGAGGTCGTCCGGGAAGCGGCGCGCAACCTCCTCGGCGAGTTTGAGGACAAGCAACTGGAGGACCGCCCGCTCATCGGCGTCGTCACGGTGCTGTTCAGCTACGAGAACTCCACCGTCGAGGAGCGCATGATGAACCTCCGCCACGAGTACGAGGGCCTCGTCACGAGCAACGTGCACAACCACGTCGGCGACCACTACTGCATGGAGCTGTTCATCCTCGAAGGCAAGCTCGACGAGATATCGGAGTTCGTCGGGCGCGTGCGCGCCACGAAGGACACGATTACGGTGGACTACTCGGTGATTCCCGTGGACGGCTTCACGCCGCTCTCCGAGGGCTAG
- the gcvPB gene encoding aminomethyl-transferring glycine dehydrogenase subunit GcvPB, with the protein MEFYDQAAYRQTDDEQYEPLLAEKDETTTEVESSLPDELTRDELELPSLAEPELARHYVRLSQQNYGVDSGPYPLGSCTMKYNPRFTEDVAALDAASVHPDRSAESVQGTLKLQHDLQDYLGRIGGMDAVTLQPPAGAAGEFAGILLADAYHEANGEGHRDEVVIPDAAHGTNFASAALGGYDVVEIPSGDDGRVDLDALDAALGENTAALMLTNPNTLGLFERDIERIADMVHDAGGLLYYDGANLNALLGRARPGDMGFDIMHFNVHKTFATPHGGGGPGAGPVGVTEDLADFLPEPHVRETESGKYERYTPEQSVGKVHGFAGNWLVLIKAFAYIDRLGDDGLSDASAKAVLNANYLAEQVEYDVPLGPFHHEFVASAGEQDAADVAKRMLDYGVHPPTTKWPELVDEALMTEPTEVETKENLDDLADAFNAVAADDAATLESAPNRTTARRIDQTSAARNPRLSWHDLD; encoded by the coding sequence ATGGAGTTCTACGACCAAGCCGCCTACCGGCAGACCGACGACGAACAGTACGAGCCCCTGCTCGCCGAGAAGGACGAGACGACCACCGAGGTCGAGTCGTCCCTGCCCGACGAGCTGACGCGGGACGAACTCGAACTGCCGAGCCTCGCCGAGCCCGAACTCGCGCGCCACTACGTCCGGCTCAGCCAGCAGAACTACGGCGTCGACTCCGGCCCGTACCCGCTGGGCTCGTGCACGATGAAGTACAACCCCCGGTTCACGGAGGACGTCGCCGCGCTCGACGCCGCGAGCGTCCACCCCGACCGCTCGGCCGAATCGGTGCAGGGGACGCTGAAGCTCCAGCACGACCTCCAGGACTACCTCGGGCGCATCGGCGGCATGGACGCCGTGACGCTCCAGCCGCCCGCGGGCGCCGCGGGCGAGTTCGCGGGCATCCTGCTCGCGGACGCCTACCACGAGGCCAACGGCGAGGGCCACCGCGACGAGGTCGTCATCCCGGACGCCGCCCACGGCACGAACTTCGCCTCGGCGGCGCTGGGCGGCTACGACGTCGTCGAGATTCCCTCCGGCGACGACGGGCGCGTGGACCTCGACGCGCTCGACGCCGCGCTCGGCGAGAACACCGCCGCGCTGATGCTCACGAACCCGAACACGCTCGGGCTCTTCGAGCGCGACATCGAGAGAATCGCGGACATGGTCCACGACGCGGGCGGCCTGCTGTACTACGACGGCGCGAACCTCAACGCCCTGCTCGGTCGCGCGCGCCCCGGCGACATGGGCTTCGACATCATGCACTTCAACGTCCACAAGACGTTCGCGACGCCCCACGGCGGCGGCGGTCCCGGCGCCGGCCCGGTCGGCGTCACCGAGGACCTCGCCGACTTCCTCCCCGAGCCTCACGTTCGGGAGACGGAGAGCGGAAAGTACGAGCGCTACACCCCCGAGCAGTCCGTCGGGAAGGTCCACGGCTTCGCCGGGAACTGGCTCGTCCTGATTAAGGCGTTCGCGTACATCGACCGTCTCGGTGACGACGGCCTCAGCGACGCCTCCGCGAAGGCCGTGCTGAACGCAAACTACCTCGCCGAGCAGGTCGAGTACGACGTCCCCCTCGGCCCGTTCCACCACGAGTTCGTCGCCAGCGCCGGCGAGCAGGACGCCGCCGACGTCGCCAAGCGGATGCTCGACTACGGCGTCCACCCGCCGACGACGAAGTGGCCCGAACTCGTCGACGAGGCGCTGATGACCGAGCCCACGGAGGTCGAGACGAAGGAGAACCTCGACGACCTCGCGGACGCGTTCAACGCCGTCGCCGCCGACGACGCGGCGACGCTCGAAAGCGCGCCGAACCGGACGACCGCGCGGCGCATCGACCAGACGAGCGCCGCGCGCAATCCCCGCCTGTCGTGGCACGACCTCGACTAA
- the gcvPA gene encoding aminomethyl-transferring glycine dehydrogenase subunit GcvPA: protein MSGRERGSPYAPHTDDETAAMLDAVGVDDVEALFDIPESVRFDDEFGIDAKSEQEAVVETRKRLRRNDDLTEFLGRGHYEHYVPSLVDHLSQRSEFLTSYTQYQPEVTQGFLQALFEYQSMLVELTGLGVANCSMYDEATALAEAALLAKRVRAADGVRVLVPEYVRDGHVSVLENYTNGADVTVERYGTDAGNVDTDALADAIDDDVVLVYAENPTTTGAVEEHLHEIGDLADDHDVLFCLGSDPVAMSLLQRPVDVGADVVVGDASVLGLPTSYGMGLGVFACREDFLRQVPGRLVGASEDADGNRAYTLTLQTREQHIRKERATSNICTNQAWVALRTAIHAASLGSEGLVDLAERMVELPRELAADLDGVTGVRAPVHDRHHFREFLAHTDQPAPAIASDLEAEGFAVHAVGDHRLQVCVTDANEHAADRLVAAIEEVTH from the coding sequence ATGAGCGGTCGCGAGCGCGGCAGTCCGTACGCCCCCCACACGGACGACGAGACGGCGGCGATGCTGGACGCCGTCGGCGTGGACGACGTCGAAGCGCTGTTCGACATCCCCGAGTCGGTGCGCTTCGACGACGAGTTCGGCATCGACGCCAAGTCCGAGCAGGAAGCCGTCGTCGAGACCCGCAAGCGCCTGCGGCGCAACGACGACCTCACGGAGTTCCTAGGGCGCGGCCACTACGAGCACTACGTGCCGTCGCTGGTCGACCACCTCTCCCAGCGCTCGGAGTTCCTGACCTCGTACACGCAGTACCAGCCCGAGGTCACGCAGGGGTTCCTGCAAGCCCTCTTCGAGTACCAGTCGATGCTCGTGGAGCTCACGGGGCTGGGCGTCGCGAACTGCTCGATGTACGACGAGGCGACGGCGCTCGCGGAGGCCGCGCTGCTCGCCAAGCGCGTGCGCGCCGCGGACGGCGTCCGCGTGCTCGTCCCCGAGTACGTCCGCGACGGCCACGTCAGCGTCCTCGAGAACTACACGAACGGCGCCGACGTGACCGTCGAGCGCTACGGCACTGACGCCGGGAACGTCGATACCGACGCGCTCGCGGACGCCATCGACGACGACGTCGTGCTGGTGTACGCGGAGAACCCCACGACGACGGGCGCAGTCGAGGAGCACCTGCACGAAATCGGCGACCTCGCGGACGACCACGACGTGCTGTTCTGCCTCGGCTCGGACCCCGTGGCGATGTCGCTGCTCCAGCGCCCCGTGGACGTGGGCGCGGACGTCGTCGTCGGCGACGCCAGCGTCCTCGGGCTCCCCACGAGCTACGGGATGGGGCTGGGCGTGTTCGCGTGCCGCGAGGACTTCCTCCGGCAGGTCCCCGGGCGGCTCGTCGGCGCCAGCGAGGACGCCGACGGCAACCGCGCGTACACGCTCACGCTCCAGACGCGCGAACAGCACATCCGCAAGGAGCGCGCCACGTCGAACATCTGCACGAATCAGGCGTGGGTCGCGCTCCGCACCGCCATCCACGCCGCGTCGCTGGGCTCGGAGGGCCTCGTGGACCTCGCCGAGCGCATGGTCGAACTCCCGCGGGAGCTCGCGGCGGACCTCGACGGCGTCACGGGCGTCCGCGCGCCCGTCCACGACCGCCACCACTTCCGGGAGTTCCTCGCGCACACCGACCAGCCCGCGCCCGCCATCGCCAGCGACCTCGAAGCGGAGGGCTTCGCCGTCCACGCGGTCGGGGACCACCGCCTCCAGGTCTGCGTGACGGACGCCAACGAGCACGCCGCCGACCGCCTCGTCGCCGCAATCGAGGAGGTGACCCACTGA
- the gcvH gene encoding glycine cleavage system protein GcvH — translation MSFEVPDDLYYLESHEWIDPETGHVGISEFAQDELGDVVFVELPAVGDDLQQDEEFGVVESIKAVSDIYAPVSGEVTAVNDALEDQPELVNDDPFGDGWLIELDFDDVDLDELLDADEYADQIA, via the coding sequence ATGAGCTTCGAAGTACCTGACGACCTGTACTACCTCGAATCGCACGAATGGATCGACCCAGAGACCGGCCACGTCGGCATCTCCGAGTTCGCGCAGGACGAACTCGGCGACGTCGTCTTCGTCGAACTCCCCGCCGTCGGCGACGACCTCCAACAGGACGAGGAGTTCGGCGTCGTCGAATCCATCAAGGCCGTCTCGGACATCTACGCGCCCGTCTCCGGGGAGGTCACCGCCGTCAACGACGCCCTCGAAGACCAGCCCGAACTCGTCAACGACGACCCCTTCGGCGACGGCTGGCTGATAGAACTGGACTTCGACGATGTCGACCTCGACGAACTCTTGGACGCCGACGAGTACGCCGACCAAATCGCCTGA
- the gcvT gene encoding glycine cleavage system aminomethyltransferase GcvT, with protein sequence MALRTPPLYGRHDDRGAQFTEFGGWEMPVEFDSIRTEHAAVRESAGVFDVSHMGEIEVGGPDAEELMQRLTTNDVASLDPGDAQYSAIVDDEGVVLDDTVVYRLPEGDDAEYLFVPNAGHDEQMYERWTDYRDDHDLTATVDNVTGEYGMVAVQGPDAPELVAARADDSVLDLGRFEAAYAEVAGVECWVANTGYTGEDGFEVVFPADGAGAVWDAFANDCQPCGLGARDTLRLEVGLLLSGQDFHPEENPRTPYEAGIGFVVDLDTEFVGRDRLAAQKESGVDEEFVGFVLEERGVPRHGYDIQKDGDTVGEVTSGTMSPTLDEPIGLGYVDTDYADDGTSVEVVVRGTGKQATITPTPFIDQ encoded by the coding sequence ATGGCTCTCCGAACGCCGCCGCTGTACGGTCGCCACGACGACCGCGGCGCGCAGTTCACGGAGTTCGGCGGGTGGGAGATGCCCGTCGAGTTCGACTCCATCCGGACCGAGCACGCCGCGGTACGGGAGTCCGCTGGCGTCTTCGACGTCTCCCACATGGGGGAAATCGAAGTCGGCGGTCCGGACGCCGAGGAACTGATGCAGCGGCTCACGACAAACGACGTCGCCAGCCTCGACCCCGGCGACGCCCAGTACTCCGCGATAGTGGACGACGAGGGCGTCGTCCTCGACGACACGGTCGTCTACCGGCTCCCGGAGGGCGACGACGCCGAGTACCTGTTCGTGCCGAACGCCGGCCACGACGAGCAGATGTACGAGCGGTGGACCGACTACCGCGACGACCACGACCTCACCGCGACCGTGGACAACGTCACGGGCGAGTACGGCATGGTCGCCGTGCAAGGCCCGGACGCGCCCGAACTCGTCGCGGCGCGCGCCGACGACTCCGTGCTCGACCTCGGGCGCTTCGAGGCCGCGTACGCGGAGGTCGCGGGCGTCGAGTGCTGGGTCGCCAACACCGGCTACACGGGCGAGGACGGCTTCGAGGTCGTGTTCCCGGCGGACGGCGCGGGCGCGGTCTGGGACGCGTTCGCCAACGACTGCCAGCCCTGCGGGCTCGGCGCGCGCGACACGCTCCGCCTCGAAGTCGGGCTCCTCCTCTCCGGACAGGACTTCCACCCCGAGGAGAACCCGCGCACGCCCTACGAGGCCGGCATCGGCTTCGTCGTCGACCTCGACACCGAGTTCGTCGGTCGCGACCGCCTCGCCGCCCAAAAGGAGTCGGGCGTCGACGAGGAGTTCGTCGGCTTCGTCCTGGAGGAGCGCGGCGTCCCCCGCCACGGCTACGACATCCAGAAGGACGGCGACACCGTCGGCGAGGTCACGAGCGGGACGATGAGCCCGACGCTCGACGAACCCATCGGTCTCGGCTACGTGGACACCGACTACGCCGACGACGGCACGAGCGTCGAGGTCGTCGTCCGCGGCACCGGCAAACAAGCAACCATCACCCCCACACCCTTCATCGACCAATGA
- a CDS encoding NYN domain-containing protein yields the protein MQRLSGLLDGDGDAAVALFVDGPNVLREEFDVDLDDVRETAEAAGRLAVTRLYVDEHATPELMQAAEARGYDVRVTSGDVDVKLAVDATELVADENVDVLAVASRDTDFKPVLETAGRRGVSTLAIAPGEHGRSDALRNAADDAVVLGE from the coding sequence ATGCAGCGACTCAGCGGCCTGCTAGACGGCGACGGCGACGCGGCCGTCGCCCTGTTCGTGGACGGGCCGAACGTCCTCCGCGAGGAGTTCGACGTGGACTTAGACGACGTGCGCGAGACCGCGGAGGCGGCCGGCCGGCTGGCCGTGACGCGGCTGTACGTCGACGAGCACGCGACGCCGGAACTGATGCAGGCCGCAGAAGCCCGCGGGTACGACGTGCGCGTGACCAGCGGGGACGTGGACGTGAAGCTCGCGGTGGACGCGACCGAACTCGTCGCCGACGAGAACGTGGACGTGCTCGCGGTCGCCTCCCGCGACACGGACTTCAAGCCCGTGCTGGAGACCGCGGGGCGGCGCGGCGTCAGCACGCTCGCCATCGCGCCCGGCGAGCACGGGCGCTCGGACGCGCTCCGGAACGCCGCCGACGACGCGGTCGTGCTCGGCGAGTAG